Sequence from the Nocardia cyriacigeorgica GUH-2 genome:
TGGATCGGGAACCGCGGCGATCTTGACGCCGACTGGACAGGTCCTGCGGCGATCGTCGCAGCCCGCCGACCGTCCCGCGCTCTTCGCGGCCCAGTTCTCGCTGTCACACCTGGCGTGGCTGCTCACCTATCCGATCGCCGGATGGCTGACCACCGCCGCCGGCTTCACCATGACCTGGGTGACGCTGGCAGTACTCGCAGGCGTGGGAGTTACCGTGGCCACGCGGGCATGGCCTCGTAGGGACCCAGAGGAGATCACGCACCTGCACGAGATCGGCACCATCCCGATGGACCGGCTCGCCGACGCCATTCGCGTGGACGACCGTTTCTACCAGCACACCCATGCGTATGTGATCGACGCGGACCACCGGCACTGGCCGGCCCGCACCGAACGGCAAACGGTAACCGCCATGGCAGCGGCCTGAAGTTTTTCTAACTGCAGTGAGGGCGGGCGTGAGCCCGCCCTCACTGCTCGTGAACTACCCGAAGTTGCAGATCATGATCAGCTCACCATGAGCATCGTGCTCATACCGAATTCACGGTGGCTGCCCACTGAGCACCAGAGCTCGTATGTGCCGGGCTGAAGGGCGACGGTGAGCTCGGTGGTCTCGCCACCATCGACGGTCTCGCTCCGAGCGGAGTTCACGCCGGGGCCTTCGATCACCAGGTCATGTGTCGAATTGCCGTTGTTCTGCACTACGAACGTGTATGTACCCGGCGACAGAGCCGCACTGGACAAAGCGATCGAGAACTCGGTTTCCTCGACCGTCACCCGTGCCGGGTTAACCGCGGTCGGCGATACCCCGTAATCGACGGCGGAACCATCCTCTGCCCCACATGCGACCAACACCGTCGCCAAAGCGGTCGCGGCGGCGACGGCGACTATCCGAGTTGTCCCATTGTCCCCGGTGGATTTCATCGCAACCTCCTCGAGATACGGAAGGCAGCAGTAATTCGATTCCCAAGCATCTCGAAGGCTACGCCTGGTCAACACACCATCGAGCGACTGTCACCGAACTGCAGTACTCGGCTGCGCGGATCGGGCGCCGGTGAGTCATCGGTCCTCCGGGCGCCGATGTGCCCGGCGCGATCGTGTTCAGTGCCTCTGCCGTCCGATCGCTGCGGACGACCACTGGCTCGAGCCGTTGTCGTCTCGTGGATCGTCCCGGTCGGCCGCAGCCTGCGAGCCCGCACGTGCCTGCTCGTCCTGCATTGCCATCGCCACAGGTTCCGGCGGCGAGGTGGCATGCGCGGCCCGGTCGAGTCGATGCAGCGCGAATGCCGCGACGACACCGATCAGCCCCAGCCCCAGCCACACCGCCCAGTCGGCCCCGGCATCGCGCGCGGCGCCCACGACCGCTCCGGCCGCGAGGTTCCCGGCCAGGATCCCGACGCCGACCACAGTGTTGTAGAAGCCGTAGTGAGTGGCTACCAGTTTTCCGCCGGACAGCGACACGACGGTGTCCATCTCGAACGGGAATACCGCCGCCGTGCCCACCGCCAACACCGCAGCCGACATCAAGAGCGCGGCGACGGCAGCGATGGTGCCGAACTGATCCGGGCCCGGGATGACCAACAGAGGCATGAAGGCCGCGGCCAGAATCCCCATACCGACGACAAGGCTGCGGCCGGGCCCCCAGCGCGCTTTGAACCATGCGGTGATACGCAGTTGGCCGACCACCGCCACCACCCCGGACACCACGAACACCGCCGATACCAGCGCCTGCGATCGATCGCCCGCGATGAATTCGGCCTGCAACGGCAGCGCGAGATAGACCTGGAACGACAACACATATGACCCGATCATCGCCACCGCGAACCACACGAATCGGCGGTTTGCGACCACGGTGCGCCAATCGTCGAGCACCGAGGTTCGCTCCGAGGGCTCGGCCGCGCGCCGCGCCGGAAGCGCGAACAGCTGCGCGACCGTCAATGCGGCGAACACGACCGCCGCAGCACCCGCTGTCACCTGGAAGTCGACAGCCATCAATGCCAGCCCGACCAATGGGCCGGCCAGGATCCCCGCCTGATAGAAGATATTGAAGACCGCGAATGCCTCCACGCGGCGCTCACCGGTGTCGGCCGCCAAGTACGCGCGCACAGCCGGGTTGAACAGCGCCCCAGCGAAGCCGGTGGCCGCCGAGGCAATCAGCAACCCCGGCAACGATGTGGCGAATACCAGGAGCGCGAATCCACCGGTGCGCAACAGACAGCCCATCACGATCAACGGCTTGTATCCGAGCCGGTCGGCGAGCGTACCGCCCACCAGAAACATGCCTTGCTGGGAGAAGTTGCGTACCCCGAGCACCAGCCCGACCGCCCACGCGGCCAGGCCGAGCGGTCCGGCCAAATATCCGGCCAGGTACGGCATCAACATGTAGAAGCCCAGGTTGATGCCGAACTGGTTGATCATCAGCAACCGGGCGGCGAGATCGAAGCTGCGGAATTGCCGGATCACCGTCATGAGGCCGCCTTCCCGGCCGTAGCCATGGTCTTGGGGTCGACAACGTTCTCGGAGCGGGTCCATGAGGTCACCACACGCTCGCCGGGATGGGCGATCGTATCCGGTTCAATCGGCGGTGCGACATCGAGCAACCCGTGTTCGGCGAGGTAGCGGTCGTTATAGATGGTGTCGAAGTAGCGTTGGGGGCCATCCGGGAACACCGCCGCGATCGTAGTGTCCGCACCGAAGGTGCGGGCCGCCCATCCCGCGACCAGCCCTACCGCGCCGACGCTCCATCCACCGGACGCATGGTGGGTCGCCGCGAGCGTTCGAGCGGCCCACACCGCCTCCGACGGCGCCACCCAGTGCACCTCGTCGAACGCCGGATAATCGACATTGGATGGGAAGATGCTGGAGCCGAGGCCACGCATCAGGCGGGGGCCGGCCGGTTGGCCGAAGATCGTGGACGCCACGGTATCCACACCGATCAACTTCAGGTCGGGGTTGAATCTGCGCAGCACCCGTGACACCCCCGCAGAGTGACCGCCCGTTCCGACCGCGCATACCAACACGTCGACTTTACCGAGCTGTTCCACCAGCTCGATCGCCAACGATTCATATCCATCGACATTGTCGGGATTGTTGTATTGGTCGGGGCTCCATGCCGTGGGGTCACGTTCCAGCAGCTCTGTGACGCGATCACGCCGCGCTTGCTGCCAACCGCCCGTCGGGTGAGGTTCGGTGACCAGATCGACTCGTGCGCCGTAGGCCGCGAGCAGCTGCGAAACGATCGGTTCCAAACCCGGGTCGGTCACCACGGTGACCGGGTGGCGGTGAACCATTCCGGCGAGGGCCAAACCCAAGCCCAAGGTTCCGCTGGTGGATTCGATGATCGGCGCTCCGGGTGCGAGATCTCCTCGTTCCTCGGCCCGCTGCACCATGTGCAGCGCTGGACGATCCTTCATACCGCCGGGGTTGGCTCCTTCGAGCTTGGCCCAGAACCCACGACCGGCCGGGGCCAGCGGAGCGCCGACCCACAGCACCGGGGTGTTGCCGACAAGGCCCTGGGGTCGCCGGGCCGGGCCTGGTGCACCGTTCAACCCGGCCGGGCCTTCGGCGCGAGCATCGAACATGATGTGGTTCATGACTGTCGCTTCCTGTATCAGAAACCGCCATTCAGGCGGCGCGAACGATGAAGGGGCAGCAAACTCCAGCCGGGCGGCACAACGACGCCGGCCTGCCGCTGACCTGTCAGCGTCGGGCGATACAGAATCGAGTCAGAACATCCCGCCCATATCCGGCGGGCGCGTGGTTGCCGGGTGGACCGCGCACACCGCCGCCGGCAACCGACAACGCGGCTGGAAAGGCGACGACGGCCGCTATCATCATCAAGCCCAGCAGGTGCAGGGACAGAGTTGGTGGCGCTCCGGCCGATGGCAGCGACTTCATGATGCAATGCGCGACGTGCGGCCCGCAGTGATCGTCGATGTCGGCGAGAACCTGGTGATCTTGTCCGTGGACTGCGTGATGGTCAGCATCGACGGCAAGCGCGATCGAAGTATCCGCATGTGCGTCATCTTCGAGAAACCCGCAATCGACCAGCGGCGCGATCAGCAGCATTGCGATCAGCAGCACCAGCAGGGAGCTGCTCCGCCGTAGCCAACCGATGGGGTTCACAGTGGCTTGGACTCTAGCAACCGACTCGCCGGCCACCCGGTAGGACCACGCAGTGAACTGGCGGTCAGCCCATTGCCTCTTCTGCGGCGGCGAGGGCATGTGGGTCGCGTCACCGCCGGCGCTATGTACATACATGCTCGGTGCTTGACGCATCACACCTCCATCCGCCGAATCGCTGGGCCGCCAACCGTTTTCAGTAGGATCGATAGTCCGTCCCAACTTGCCGATCAGCATACCCCTGTGGGGTATCAAGTCAAGTGCGGTCGACCTACCTCGGGAGGTTATCGACGCGCTCCAGTCGCGATAACATTCGCGCAACAATCTACTGCCTGAGTGCGTAATTTCTCTGACTTGTGACCAGATCCACGACCACAGGCCGGATCGGCGACGGCACCACCGTCGGTCGAGCGCGGATCGAGACCGACACGCCGCATACATACCGATGGCTGGCCACGCCGAATTCGGAAGAATCCGCCCTTCGACGCATCAGCGGCCGTTCTCCGGTCGGCTTGCTGCGCAAGCTGACGCTTGAACACCGCGACAAGATAGTAATCTACTATTTCATTTAGTAGAAGATCGGATACTTTGGGACGCAGCGGCGCTCTCTGCGGTTCCGAGAATCGTCGACACATCGAGACACAACGGGTGCGCGGCAGCCGTTGGTTCGCCCCGTCCCATCGAAGCGACAGGAGACCCAGATGTCCCGGTCCTGGCAGTCCCCACTTTCCCTGCCGATGAACAGGCGCGGTTTCCTGGCGGCCGGCGGGGCGACCGCTGCAGCCATCGTGTTGGGCGCGTGTTCGCGGGAGGAACCCGGTGCACGGACAGAAATCGGCCCAGGCTCCGATGCCGTCCGCGCGGCTGAAGACAGCCGCAGAGCCGCCGGCTCGGTGGTTCGTGCGGTGCGCTTGCGAGCCGAGCCGACAACAGTCGACCTCGGCGGTGTCACTGCGCGGACTTGGACCTACGGCGGACGGCTACCGGGCCAGGAGATCCGCCTGGCCCGGGGCGAGGTGTTGCGGGCAGAGATCGCGAACGCACTTCCGGCACCCACGACGATCCACTGGCACGGAGTAGCGCTGCGTAACGACATGGACGGCGTTCCGGACCTTACCCAGTCGCCCATCGCGTCCGGTACGACCTTCCAGTACGAGTTCACGGTCCCCGATGCAGGGACGTACTGGTTTCACCCGCATGTCGGTGTGCAGTTGGATCGGGGTCTTTACGCACCTCTGATCGTCGAGGACCCCGCCGACGGCAGCGACTACGATCTAGAAGCGGTCGTCGTGCTCGACGATTGGCTCGACGGCATCGATGGCCGTGATCCGGACCAACAGCTCAAACAGCTGCTCGACCAGGGAATGGCGGGCATGGATATGGGCGGCATGGGGCACGGTGAAATGGGTTCCGGTGCGTCTGCGCCGATGCAGATGCCAGCGGACCCGAATGCGCCGCTCGGCACAGACACAGGCGACGTCGAGTATCCGTACTTCCTGATCAACGGAAGGCTCGGTACCGACCCGGTCACTCTGACCGGTCGGCCAGGTCAGCGGATTCGACTGCGCATCATCAACGCGGCCTCCGACACCGCGTTCCGGGTCGCGGTCGGCGGACATCAACTGCGCGTCACCCATAGCGACGGATTTCCGGTCGAACCGGTCACGGGCGAATGCCTGCTCATCGGCATGGGTGAACGCTACGACGCCATCGTCGAGCTCGGTGATGGCGTCTTCCCGCTGGTCGCCGCAGCCGAAGGAAAAGCCGGCCAGGGTGTCGCGCTCATCCGTACCTCCGCGGGCGCACCACCGCCGGCCAACGCGCGCCCAGCCGAGCTCACCACCGCACCCATCACTGCCGGCCGCCTCACCGCCGACGAATCGGTGCGCCTGCCGAAGCGCACCCCGGACAGGACGCTCGACCTCACCCTCGGCGCGGACATGACCGAATACAAATGGACTATCAACGGGAAGGCTCACCCGCAGCACACACCGCTGGATGTCACCGAGGCACAGCGGGTCCGCCTGCGTTTCATCAACAAGACGATGATGTTCCATCCCATGCACCTGCATGGCCACACCTACCAAGTCGTCACACCCGCGGGAACCGGGCCCAGAAAAGACACCTCCGTCGTCCTGCCGATGCAGACCGTCGAAGTGGATCTCGACACCAACAATCCGGGCCAGTGGCTGGTTCACTGTCACAACGTCTATCACGGCGAGGCCGGGATGATGAGTGTGCTGTCCTACATCCGGTGACGTGGCCACGGCGCCCACCGTGGTGGTGGGCTATCCACTTCGCGGACCTTATGCGGATTCTCCCGCGTGGCACGGCGTTCCGGACTCTCAGGCGATCGTGATGGTGGACAGCTCTTCCATCAGAATCTGCAAGAGACGGCAGGACCAGCGAAAGAACTCGCCCACCGTAGCTGGGCCCGGCGCAAGCTGCGTTCATCACGGTATCCCAGACGAGCAGCGACAGCCCGCTGCGGCAGTGCCCGCTCCATCAGCCGAGCCTGTTCAGCACGCACGAGATCGACCTCGGCGCGCCAGCTTGTGCCTGCCTCGTCGAGACGACGTTGCAGCGTGCGTGGACTTATATGTAGTCGTGCGGCCACCTCTGTCAACCTCGGCGGACCCGCCGGCAAGCTCGCCGCGATCGTCGCCCTTAGTAGTGCCCGCCAGTCGCCGACCACCTGCGCGCCGCCAAGGAGCAGGTCGGCATGGCTACGCAGGATTTGCGGCAATCCCGGCCGCGGATGAGCCACTGGCGCCAAGGCGTCCGCGGCAAAAAACGTGATCGCGTTGTCGGGCTGCTCGTAATCGATCCTGGTTGTGCCGAGCAAGTCGGCAACTTCCCGATAGGCCGCGCCTCGGGGCGCTCGATGGGCGAAGCCGACTCGGACCGGAACGACTGTCCGCCCCGCCGCCTCGACGACACGCCGAGTCAACACACCAGCGGCGAATTCACCTACCGCTCCGGCCAGTTCGGGCTCCAGATCGCGAGACCGGTGCCGGACGACAACCAAATCTCCGTCCACGCGAACCTCGAGGCTTTCCCGGTCGGCATCGGCGAGAACTGCGAGATAGGTTGCGGCGTCGCGCAGTCCATCGAAGACCGTAAGGCCAGCGGTCAAGAGCTGATCCCACACGCCCAGCTCCCCAGGGACAGCACGGCTCGCCAGCTCGAGGCCCGCCCTCCCCCGCCCGCTGGCCTGGACCAGATATTCCCAGAGCAGCGTCGCGGATGCGGTTGCGACTCGGTTTCGGTCGTCACGGAGAGCCTCCGCGCTGGTCCCTGGGACGATGGCGCGACCGCTACCCGTGAGACCAGCGTCGCGAACCGCAGCGACCAGCAGCCTCATGATGGCGGTGGACACAGTTCCACTCGGCGGCTGCGGCGGCAGGCCTCTTGACGTGTTATGTCCGGTTTCTGGCATGTTCACGCGCCTCCGACGCGTACAGCGGCCTCTACGGTGAAATCCCAGCCCGATGAGGGTGCACGATTTTCACGGAGGACCTGCTGCAATGGAGATCAGCTATTCGACGTCAGTCGGCGAATACGCGATTGCGCTGAGCGTGGAAAGGGAACGTACAGGCTCAGTCCTGGAAGTCACGGTCACGCGAGCAAGTAGACCGGTCACCGACTTCGAGGGGCCGGTGCGGCTGTCGGTTCACCACGGAAATGTTGTAGTGCCCACAGAGCCATTGCTGATGACTGTGCGGCGGGATCTGCCACCACGCATACGCTTTCGCCTCAGCACTCGTTTTCCGGCCGGGTGTCGATTCCAGCTGACGTTCACACACGACGGGCGTACGTACATCGCCGAACTCACCGCGCCGGCCGGCCAGCGCCCACAACACCGCGGCTGGCGCAGCAGTTCGTGTTTCACGGTACCGGCGGGCTGAGACGTCGGCATACCGACTCCAGGTCACCGGCCTGGGCGCAGTTCCGTTCGGCGCGCCTGGCCGTCAGCGCCGATCGATACAGCAGTACAGAAGAATGTCTCGGCCGAAGCCGGACGGAGCTCGCGTGGGAGGGCCACGAACCGAACTCGCAGTGGAGGTGACCTCGATAGGATCGAGCGCACC
This genomic interval carries:
- a CDS encoding MFS transporter, whose product is MTVIRQFRSFDLAARLLMINQFGINLGFYMLMPYLAGYLAGPLGLAAWAVGLVLGVRNFSQQGMFLVGGTLADRLGYKPLIVMGCLLRTGGFALLVFATSLPGLLIASAATGFAGALFNPAVRAYLAADTGERRVEAFAVFNIFYQAGILAGPLVGLALMAVDFQVTAGAAAVVFAALTVAQLFALPARRAAEPSERTSVLDDWRTVVANRRFVWFAVAMIGSYVLSFQVYLALPLQAEFIAGDRSQALVSAVFVVSGVVAVVGQLRITAWFKARWGPGRSLVVGMGILAAAFMPLLVIPGPDQFGTIAAVAALLMSAAVLAVGTAAVFPFEMDTVVSLSGGKLVATHYGFYNTVVGVGILAGNLAAGAVVGAARDAGADWAVWLGLGLIGVVAAFALHRLDRAAHATSPPEPVAMAMQDEQARAGSQAAADRDDPRDDNGSSQWSSAAIGRQRH
- a CDS encoding PLP-dependent cysteine synthase family protein; the encoded protein is MNHIMFDARAEGPAGLNGAPGPARRPQGLVGNTPVLWVGAPLAPAGRGFWAKLEGANPGGMKDRPALHMVQRAEERGDLAPGAPIIESTSGTLGLGLALAGMVHRHPVTVVTDPGLEPIVSQLLAAYGARVDLVTEPHPTGGWQQARRDRVTELLERDPTAWSPDQYNNPDNVDGYESLAIELVEQLGKVDVLVCAVGTGGHSAGVSRVLRRFNPDLKLIGVDTVASTIFGQPAGPRLMRGLGSSIFPSNVDYPAFDEVHWVAPSEAVWAARTLAATHHASGGWSVGAVGLVAGWAARTFGADTTIAAVFPDGPQRYFDTIYNDRYLAEHGLLDVAPPIEPDTIAHPGERVVTSWTRSENVVDPKTMATAGKAAS
- a CDS encoding AraC family transcriptional regulator ligand-binding domain-containing protein; this encodes MPETGHNTSRGLPPQPPSGTVSTAIMRLLVAAVRDAGLTGSGRAIVPGTSAEALRDDRNRVATASATLLWEYLVQASGRGRAGLELASRAVPGELGVWDQLLTAGLTVFDGLRDAATYLAVLADADRESLEVRVDGDLVVVRHRSRDLEPELAGAVGEFAAGVLTRRVVEAAGRTVVPVRVGFAHRAPRGAAYREVADLLGTTRIDYEQPDNAITFFAADALAPVAHPRPGLPQILRSHADLLLGGAQVVGDWRALLRATIAASLPAGPPRLTEVAARLHISPRTLQRRLDEAGTSWRAEVDLVRAEQARLMERALPQRAVAARLGYRDERSLRRAQLRWASSFAGPAVSCRF
- a CDS encoding multicopper oxidase family protein, translated to MSRSWQSPLSLPMNRRGFLAAGGATAAAIVLGACSREEPGARTEIGPGSDAVRAAEDSRRAAGSVVRAVRLRAEPTTVDLGGVTARTWTYGGRLPGQEIRLARGEVLRAEIANALPAPTTIHWHGVALRNDMDGVPDLTQSPIASGTTFQYEFTVPDAGTYWFHPHVGVQLDRGLYAPLIVEDPADGSDYDLEAVVVLDDWLDGIDGRDPDQQLKQLLDQGMAGMDMGGMGHGEMGSGASAPMQMPADPNAPLGTDTGDVEYPYFLINGRLGTDPVTLTGRPGQRIRLRIINAASDTAFRVAVGGHQLRVTHSDGFPVEPVTGECLLIGMGERYDAIVELGDGVFPLVAAAEGKAGQGVALIRTSAGAPPPANARPAELTTAPITAGRLTADESVRLPKRTPDRTLDLTLGADMTEYKWTINGKAHPQHTPLDVTEAQRVRLRFINKTMMFHPMHLHGHTYQVVTPAGTGPRKDTSVVLPMQTVEVDLDTNNPGQWLVHCHNVYHGEAGMMSVLSYIR
- a CDS encoding cupredoxin domain-containing protein codes for the protein MKSTGDNGTTRIVAVAAATALATVLVACGAEDGSAVDYGVSPTAVNPARVTVEETEFSIALSSAALSPGTYTFVVQNNGNSTHDLVIEGPGVNSARSETVDGGETTELTVALQPGTYELWCSVGSHREFGMSTMLMVS